One Epinephelus fuscoguttatus linkage group LG10, E.fuscoguttatus.final_Chr_v1 genomic window carries:
- the gng12b gene encoding guanine nucleotide-binding protein G(I)/G(S)/G(O) subunit gamma-7, translating into MSSKMQSSSSIAQARRMVQQLRIEAGIERIKVSKASSDLMRYCGEHAKNDPLLMGIPASENPFKDKKPCTVL; encoded by the exons atgtcatcaaaaatgcagAGCTCCAGTAGCATAGCGCAGGCCAGACGGATGGTGCAGCAGCTGAGGATAGAGGCCGGCATCGAGAGGATAAAG GTGTCCAAAGCCTCATCAGACCTGATGCGCTACTGTGGAGAACATGCCAAGAATGACCCGCTGCTCATGGGCATCCCCGCTTCAGAAAACCCTTTCAAGGACAAGAAGCCTTGCACTGTTTTGTAG